A window from Photobacterium sp. DA100 encodes these proteins:
- a CDS encoding MurR/RpiR family transcriptional regulator, with amino-acid sequence MNTFRGTERIIYEFIISHAKQLGEISAKEIAAKALTTTTSVNRVCKKMGYASYTELRYKLAADLARQRSSSEEEGLDQAVIAKLASGLKATNVVYLYSRGASIVSVNYLSRFLSLANIPHLVITDIHQLTMASAGILVLISKSGETNAVVEMAHTAKRKGMKVFSISLRGSTLSQISHLNVNLEEQIDGISLYSRESQLHILEVVDKLGEQLLT; translated from the coding sequence ATGAATACCTTCCGTGGGACCGAACGCATCATCTATGAATTTATTATTAGCCACGCTAAGCAATTGGGCGAGATCTCGGCCAAGGAGATCGCCGCCAAGGCGCTGACTACCACAACGTCTGTCAACCGGGTGTGTAAGAAGATGGGCTATGCCAGTTATACCGAGCTACGCTACAAGCTGGCGGCTGATCTGGCGCGCCAGCGCTCGTCATCGGAAGAGGAAGGGTTAGATCAAGCGGTGATTGCCAAGCTGGCCTCCGGTCTCAAAGCGACTAATGTGGTGTACCTCTACTCCCGCGGCGCGTCGATAGTCAGCGTTAATTACCTGTCCCGTTTTCTGTCGCTGGCCAATATTCCCCATCTGGTGATCACCGATATTCACCAGCTCACCATGGCCAGCGCCGGGATCTTGGTACTGATCAGCAAGTCGGGCGAAACCAACGCGGTGGTGGAGATGGCCCATACTGCCAAGCGCAAGGGTATGAAGGTGTTCTCGATAAGTCTGCGGGGCTCGACCCTGAGCCAAATTAGCCATCTCAATGTGAATCTGGAAGAGCAGATTGATGGGATTTCGCTGTACAGCCGGGAGAGCCAGCTGCACATATTGGAGGTGGTCGATAAGTTGGGGGAGCAGTTGTTGACATAG
- a CDS encoding LysR family transcriptional regulator: MDLNSIAIFSQVVDCGSFTQAADVLDMTKSTVSRKVAELEEHLGVRLITRSTRSLILTPEGEAFYQSCVQMLEIMGQAELEVSANQDLIRGRLYVVMPVELGHQVMGGFLNAFLKQYPHVSLHVEMTNREVDIIGEGIDLYAQVGELDDSSLVSRKLTESRRVLVASPDYLEQYGMIESPADLKPPHHQVKVHNKAVKIPNWHLMHEGGAVSIDLPYRLRVNTITASLSACLDGLGIAVLPEFICREHFASGRLVQLLPQWEMPLVPVSLVYPQRKLMPKRLRVLVDFLVEQFALRVKKHPISAETR; this comes from the coding sequence ATGGACTTGAATTCGATAGCGATTTTTTCACAAGTGGTTGATTGTGGAAGCTTTACTCAAGCTGCTGACGTATTGGATATGACTAAGTCGACGGTAAGCCGCAAAGTGGCTGAGCTGGAGGAGCACCTTGGTGTGCGGTTGATCACGCGTTCGACCCGCAGCCTGATCCTCACCCCGGAAGGCGAAGCCTTTTACCAGTCTTGCGTGCAGATGCTGGAAATCATGGGGCAGGCCGAATTAGAAGTCAGTGCCAACCAAGATCTGATCCGTGGCCGGCTGTATGTGGTTATGCCGGTCGAGTTGGGGCATCAGGTGATGGGCGGCTTTCTCAATGCCTTTTTGAAACAATACCCGCATGTTTCCCTGCATGTCGAAATGACCAACCGCGAAGTGGATATTATCGGCGAGGGGATTGATCTCTATGCCCAGGTCGGCGAACTGGACGACTCAAGTTTGGTATCTCGGAAGCTGACGGAATCGCGCCGGGTGCTGGTTGCCAGTCCCGACTACCTGGAACAATATGGCATGATTGAAAGCCCGGCAGATCTCAAGCCGCCGCACCATCAAGTCAAAGTTCACAATAAGGCCGTGAAAATTCCCAACTGGCACCTGATGCACGAGGGCGGGGCGGTGAGTATCGATCTGCCCTACCGCCTGAGGGTCAACACCATTACGGCTTCGCTGTCGGCCTGCCTGGATGGGCTGGGGATTGCCGTACTGCCCGAGTTTATTTGCCGCGAGCATTTTGCTTCGGGTAGGTTGGTGCAACTTTTACCGCAGTGGGAGATGCCGCTGGTACCGGTCAGTTTGGTCTATCCGCAACGCAAGCTGATGCCCAAGCGGCTGCGGGTACTGGTGGACTTTTTGGTTGAACAGTTTGCTCTGCGGGTGAAAAAACACCCCATTAGCGCCGAGACGCGCTAG
- a CDS encoding DUF3187 family protein, with product MDNNKQLSALITLSLTGLAGNAQAGTEQRYADYGPLKTYAQSPLQSNALTPLVRSGFSQAPDTVELYATGTIASVWAHTDEYSADYYQNALSIGGLWQLNDQWALELDYTWRFAANNHLDTLTKAFHDWFGIGQNGRDEVDDHSFDISVPQYGVEIHDFEGETISNAFSLYTSYQLLENKHHGLSLGGSLYFNYVGSGPFKTSNFEQALQLNYSYRTGKHSIYTLLGLSYRHHDEVLAQIKYNKFAFAAGVSYQYQISPKHRFITEVHVYEGASDATSDLSEPSTEFLLGYRYHTKRGAIEMSMIENAFNMDNSTDIAFTLGYRHRMQ from the coding sequence ATGGATAATAACAAGCAACTCTCGGCACTCATTACACTCTCCCTGACAGGCTTGGCTGGGAACGCCCAGGCCGGCACTGAGCAGCGCTATGCCGATTACGGCCCACTGAAAACTTATGCCCAGTCTCCCCTGCAGTCGAATGCTCTGACCCCCTTGGTCAGATCCGGCTTCAGCCAGGCGCCGGATACTGTTGAGCTCTATGCCACCGGTACCATTGCCAGCGTGTGGGCCCACACCGATGAGTACAGCGCCGATTACTACCAAAACGCCCTTTCGATCGGCGGGCTTTGGCAACTCAACGACCAATGGGCCTTGGAGCTCGACTACACCTGGCGCTTTGCCGCCAACAACCACCTCGACACCCTGACCAAAGCCTTCCATGACTGGTTCGGTATTGGGCAGAATGGCCGCGATGAAGTTGATGATCACTCCTTCGACATCTCGGTCCCGCAGTACGGAGTCGAAATCCACGACTTCGAAGGCGAAACCATCAGCAATGCGTTTTCCCTCTACACCAGCTACCAGCTGCTTGAAAACAAGCATCACGGTCTGTCTCTTGGCGGATCGCTTTATTTCAACTACGTTGGCAGCGGGCCGTTCAAAACCAGCAATTTCGAACAGGCGCTGCAACTCAATTACAGCTACCGAACAGGCAAGCACAGCATCTATACCCTGCTGGGTTTATCCTACCGCCATCATGATGAGGTATTGGCACAAATCAAATACAACAAATTCGCCTTTGCCGCCGGGGTCAGTTACCAATACCAAATCAGCCCCAAACACCGCTTCATTACCGAAGTACATGTCTACGAAGGGGCCAGTGATGCGACGTCTGATCTCAGCGAGCCGTCCACCGAGTTTTTACTAGGCTATCGCTACCATACCAAGCGCGGCGCGATCGAGATGTCGATGATCGAGAATGCCTTCAATATGGATAACAGTACCGATATTGCCTTTACCCTCGGCTACCGCCATCGAATGCAGTGA
- a CDS encoding HlyD family secretion protein has translation MADHPQTTAASPSHSPAAPTALPKRSKKKAPLVATLIMLSLGALGGGYWFSYGQYFESTDNAYLQGDITTISPKVGGYITESFVSDNQQVKAGDLLAKIDDRDFVAALDQAKANLAVSQAAIDNLHAQEQLQQTQIRQTQSHVTSASAEFERAKQQVDRTRSLLKRNYSSQDELDSMTSQQKVTAAQLEEAKASYQGAKDQLVVIDSQIKQAEAAVTEAQAQLEQAELNLAYTNIYAPVDGIVGKRSLRVGLFVQPGMPLMSLVPTSDVWIEANFKETQLSGIHKGQTVTVELDAFPDQPLQGVVDSFSPATGAKFALLPPENATGNFTKIVQRVPVKITIPDPKGLEGRLIPGLSVVATVDTRG, from the coding sequence ATGGCCGATCATCCCCAAACCACAGCAGCCAGTCCTAGCCATTCACCAGCAGCACCAACCGCGCTCCCCAAGCGCAGCAAGAAAAAAGCACCATTAGTCGCCACCTTGATCATGCTTTCGCTCGGCGCGTTAGGCGGCGGCTACTGGTTCAGCTATGGCCAATACTTCGAGTCGACCGATAACGCCTACCTACAAGGGGATATCACTACTATCAGCCCCAAAGTCGGGGGCTACATTACCGAGTCTTTCGTGTCCGATAACCAACAGGTCAAAGCGGGCGATCTACTGGCGAAAATTGACGACCGGGACTTCGTGGCGGCCTTGGATCAAGCCAAAGCGAATTTAGCCGTCAGCCAAGCGGCTATCGACAACCTCCATGCCCAAGAACAATTGCAGCAGACTCAAATCCGCCAGACGCAAAGCCATGTTACCTCGGCCAGCGCCGAGTTCGAGCGTGCCAAGCAGCAGGTCGACCGCACCCGCAGTCTGCTCAAGCGTAACTACTCGTCGCAGGATGAACTCGATAGCATGACCTCGCAGCAGAAAGTGACAGCCGCCCAGCTCGAGGAAGCCAAGGCCAGCTACCAAGGTGCCAAAGATCAGCTTGTGGTTATCGACAGCCAAATCAAACAGGCCGAGGCCGCGGTGACTGAAGCACAGGCACAACTGGAGCAGGCTGAGCTCAACCTGGCTTACACCAATATCTATGCCCCGGTTGATGGCATCGTGGGCAAACGTAGCTTGCGGGTCGGTCTGTTCGTTCAGCCGGGTATGCCGCTCATGAGCTTGGTGCCAACCTCCGATGTCTGGATCGAAGCCAACTTCAAGGAAACCCAACTGAGCGGGATCCACAAAGGCCAAACCGTCACCGTAGAGCTGGATGCCTTCCCCGACCAGCCATTGCAAGGAGTGGTCGATAGCTTCTCGCCGGCAACCGGCGCGAAGTTCGCACTGTTGCCGCCAGAAAATGCCACCGGCAACTTCACCAAAATTGTCCAGCGGGTCCCGGTGAAAATTACCATTCCTGATCCCAAAGGCCTCGAAGGTCGCTTGATCCCCGGCCTATCGGTGGTAGCGACGGTCGATACTCGGGGCTAA
- a CDS encoding glutathionylspermidine synthase family protein: MLRIDSKERPHWRELAKEYGFGFHTMYGEPYWDETGYYQFTLKQIEQDLEAPTEEIHQMCLEVVDDVVADEYWLQRFQIPETMWQPILESWRSREPSLYSRLDFAYDGNGFAKLYENNADTPTSLYETGFWQWLWLEDMVNSGAIRRDADQFNLLQELLIARFQTLARQQPGQTLHFSCCKDTVEDRGTVQYLQDCAKEAGLSTAFVFVEDIGINGKKEFTDLADKPIRWMFKLYPWEFMLREEYAKHLPSNPINWLEPMWKSVLSNKALLPMLWHKYKGHPNLLPAYFADDPGLSELKDYVIKPIFAREGANITIVENGRQTLRVDGPYGDEGVIYQAYHPLPKFNNAYTLIGSWLVDDRAGGISIREDSSRITQDMSRYLPHVIL; encoded by the coding sequence ATGTTAAGGATCGACAGCAAAGAACGCCCCCACTGGCGTGAGCTCGCCAAAGAATATGGATTCGGCTTCCACACCATGTACGGCGAGCCCTATTGGGACGAAACCGGCTACTACCAGTTCACCCTCAAGCAGATAGAGCAAGACCTTGAAGCGCCGACCGAGGAAATCCACCAGATGTGCCTGGAGGTTGTCGATGACGTGGTGGCCGACGAATACTGGCTGCAACGATTCCAGATACCGGAAACCATGTGGCAGCCAATCCTCGAGTCGTGGCGCAGCCGAGAGCCTTCGCTCTATTCCCGACTCGATTTTGCCTACGACGGCAACGGCTTTGCCAAGCTGTATGAGAATAATGCCGATACCCCAACCTCGCTCTATGAAACCGGCTTTTGGCAATGGCTGTGGCTGGAAGATATGGTCAACAGCGGGGCGATCCGCCGCGACGCCGATCAGTTCAACCTCCTGCAGGAATTGCTGATCGCCCGCTTCCAAACCCTTGCACGCCAGCAACCCGGGCAGACCCTGCACTTTTCCTGCTGCAAAGATACCGTCGAAGACAGGGGCACGGTGCAGTATTTGCAAGACTGCGCCAAGGAAGCAGGCCTGTCGACCGCCTTCGTCTTTGTCGAAGATATCGGGATCAACGGCAAGAAAGAGTTTACAGACTTAGCCGATAAACCCATCCGCTGGATGTTCAAGCTCTATCCCTGGGAGTTCATGCTAAGAGAAGAATACGCCAAGCACTTGCCATCCAACCCGATCAACTGGCTGGAGCCGATGTGGAAATCAGTGCTCAGCAACAAAGCGCTACTGCCGATGCTTTGGCACAAATACAAAGGACACCCGAACTTGCTGCCGGCCTATTTTGCCGATGATCCAGGACTTAGCGAGCTCAAGGACTATGTCATCAAGCCGATATTTGCCCGCGAAGGCGCCAACATCACGATCGTCGAAAACGGCAGGCAGACCCTGAGGGTGGATGGCCCCTACGGCGATGAGGGAGTGATCTACCAGGCCTACCACCCGCTGCCGAAATTCAACAATGCCTACACCTTGATCGGCAGTTGGCTGGTAGACGACCGGGCAGGAGGTATCTCCATCAGAGAGGATAGCTCACGCATCACCCAGGATATGTCACGCTATCTGCCGCATGTTATTTTGTAG
- a CDS encoding DHA2 family efflux MFS transporter permease subunit, giving the protein MGADITTNQQRHSAGSEANQVPRRHWIALFGGLIGAFMAILDIQITNSSLKDIQGALSATLDESSWISTSYLVAEMIAIPLSGWLSKALGKRRYLTWTTAIFTLSSFLCSLSWNMSSMIVFRAMQGFSGGALIPLAFSLVIQLLPIQKRAIGMALFGVTATFAPSIGPTFGGWLTENLSWHYIFYINIPPAILVISMIRYGLDDEPLNLGTLLKADWFGIVTMALGLGCLEVVLEEGNREEWFSSNFIVTLAIISGVSLVHFVINELQHDKPLVNLRLLRERQFAMSCLAYLILGMALLGSIYVLPLYLTQIQRYNAMEIGEVLMWMGFPQLLLFPIVPKLVQFIKPKYLVTFGFTMFGLSCYVNTHMTVDFGGQQLILSMVLRAIGSPFIMVPLSLVAMKHISKADTPDASTLTNVMRNLGGAFSIAIIATLLDNKTREHLGHIKESLPSVSTNGWQQLLQQSDFFIKAGNDASTAMQQAQATLLSTMQRDAAIMAYNDVFLMMTAFLAFAAVLIMCMDD; this is encoded by the coding sequence ATGGGTGCCGATATTACAACCAACCAACAGCGCCATAGTGCTGGAAGCGAAGCGAACCAAGTTCCCCGTCGCCACTGGATCGCCTTGTTTGGCGGCCTGATTGGAGCCTTTATGGCGATTTTGGATATCCAGATCACCAACTCCTCACTCAAAGATATTCAGGGGGCACTGTCTGCCACCCTGGACGAGAGCTCTTGGATTTCCACGTCCTATCTTGTGGCGGAAATGATCGCCATCCCGCTCAGCGGCTGGCTATCGAAAGCTCTGGGCAAGCGCCGCTACCTGACATGGACCACGGCGATTTTCACCCTGTCATCCTTCCTGTGTTCGCTATCGTGGAACATGAGTTCGATGATTGTCTTCCGGGCCATGCAGGGCTTCAGCGGCGGAGCCCTGATCCCGCTGGCCTTCTCGCTGGTGATTCAACTGCTACCGATCCAAAAGCGGGCCATCGGGATGGCATTATTCGGTGTGACCGCTACCTTTGCCCCGTCAATTGGGCCGACATTCGGCGGCTGGCTAACCGAAAACCTGTCGTGGCACTACATTTTCTATATCAACATCCCGCCGGCGATCTTGGTGATATCCATGATCCGCTATGGCTTGGATGACGAGCCGCTCAATCTTGGCACCTTGCTCAAGGCGGATTGGTTCGGGATTGTCACCATGGCCCTTGGGCTTGGCTGTTTGGAAGTGGTGTTGGAAGAGGGCAACCGCGAAGAGTGGTTCAGTTCGAACTTCATTGTCACGCTGGCGATTATCTCGGGCGTTAGCTTGGTGCATTTTGTTATCAACGAACTGCAGCACGACAAACCGTTGGTTAACCTACGATTGCTGCGCGAGCGGCAGTTTGCTATGTCGTGCCTGGCCTATCTGATCCTCGGGATGGCGCTGCTCGGCTCGATATATGTATTGCCGTTGTACCTGACCCAGATCCAACGCTACAACGCGATGGAAATCGGTGAGGTGCTGATGTGGATGGGCTTCCCGCAGCTGCTGCTGTTCCCCATCGTGCCCAAGCTGGTCCAGTTCATCAAACCTAAATATCTGGTGACATTCGGCTTTACCATGTTTGGCCTGAGCTGCTACGTCAACACCCATATGACCGTCGATTTCGGCGGCCAGCAGCTGATCCTCTCCATGGTACTGCGCGCTATCGGCAGCCCGTTTATCATGGTGCCGCTGTCTCTGGTGGCAATGAAGCACATCAGCAAGGCCGACACGCCGGATGCATCGACCCTGACCAACGTGATGCGCAACCTCGGCGGGGCATTCAGTATCGCGATCATCGCCACGTTATTAGATAACAAAACCCGGGAGCACCTAGGACATATCAAGGAGTCATTGCCCAGTGTCAGTACCAATGGCTGGCAGCAGTTGTTGCAACAGAGTGATTTCTTTATCAAGGCAGGTAACGATGCCAGCACCGCGATGCAGCAGGCCCAAGCCACACTGCTGTCGACCATGCAGCGCGATGCGGCAATTATGGCCTATAACGATGTGTTCCTGATGATGACCGCCTTCCTGGCGTTCGCCGCGGTGCTGATCATGTGTATGGATGATTAA
- a CDS encoding glycine zipper family protein, which produces MKKPDLLICTALLSACSYNAAPVVGSHDKTQLEYEQDLAECRQKTQEVDKGEAVRTSAANMALIGTAAGALGGLLADDVGMGESMVWGLALGAGTGAAIGSVKATQTQSLVLRRCMELKGYEILDAEADELANVDIEPNTDSTDEATDEQQLVAN; this is translated from the coding sequence GTGAAAAAACCAGACCTTCTTATCTGTACAGCCTTGCTCTCAGCCTGTTCGTATAATGCTGCGCCAGTTGTCGGCTCCCATGACAAAACCCAGCTCGAGTACGAGCAAGACTTGGCGGAATGCCGTCAGAAGACCCAGGAAGTCGACAAGGGTGAAGCGGTCCGCACCAGTGCTGCCAATATGGCACTTATCGGCACCGCGGCAGGGGCGCTCGGTGGACTGCTCGCCGATGATGTCGGGATGGGAGAGAGCATGGTATGGGGCCTGGCTCTTGGGGCCGGTACCGGAGCCGCGATAGGCTCGGTGAAAGCAACCCAGACCCAATCACTGGTATTGCGCCGCTGCATGGAGCTCAAGGGGTATGAAATCCTCGACGCCGAAGCAGATGAGCTGGCCAATGTCGATATCGAGCCGAACACCGACTCAACAGACGAAGCGACCGATGAGCAGCAGCTCGTCGCGAACTAG
- a CDS encoding fructose-specific PTS transporter subunit EIIC: MAKKKLVAVTACPTGIAHTFMAAKKIQSWAEKQGYDVKVETQGSDGVKNKLTAHDIASADAVVLAVDVPIMDMERFDNANPLQVRTQELIKHVDVLLPEAMKREKDKSTSGAVLPVQEKRSAYQVFIGHIMTGISYMLPVVVLGGLLMAVAKITGEFVDISGTPVETLDRLGFMTIKFMYPIFAAYLAYSIAGKPALIPAFIGGVMSDEVYKRFFGIEHWAPSGFFGAIAIGFLIGYLVRYLNDTIKVKSELTTLKTMLLVPLISGVVMVLTMEYVINPFFGAVNMAMVKLFTEAGDAGRGIYSMVIAAGTAFDLGGPINKAAGSVALGLNGMGENFDLVARELGIVIPPIGVGIAALLDGKFRPRVFSREEQTVGKTSLMLGLIGISEGAIPFILKNPKMIPVMILGSIIGTQLAVVLNVWQSLPLPAVWGWFLSSDPVSYTISVIAGSSFIAIALLLCTKPQPKGSH; this comes from the coding sequence ATGGCGAAGAAAAAACTGGTCGCAGTAACGGCTTGCCCTACAGGTATTGCCCACACCTTTATGGCGGCAAAGAAGATTCAGAGCTGGGCTGAAAAGCAGGGCTATGACGTCAAAGTAGAAACGCAGGGCAGCGACGGGGTCAAAAACAAACTGACCGCTCACGACATTGCCAGCGCAGATGCCGTTGTATTGGCTGTCGATGTGCCAATCATGGATATGGAACGTTTTGACAATGCCAACCCGTTGCAGGTACGCACCCAGGAGCTGATCAAGCATGTCGATGTCCTGCTGCCTGAAGCGATGAAACGCGAAAAAGACAAGTCCACTTCAGGCGCTGTTCTTCCGGTTCAGGAAAAGCGTTCTGCCTACCAGGTCTTCATCGGTCATATCATGACCGGTATCAGCTACATGCTGCCGGTGGTGGTACTCGGTGGCCTGCTGATGGCAGTCGCCAAGATCACCGGTGAATTTGTTGATATCTCCGGTACCCCGGTAGAAACCCTAGACCGCCTTGGTTTCATGACCATCAAGTTCATGTACCCGATCTTCGCTGCCTACCTTGCCTACTCTATAGCCGGCAAGCCCGCGCTGATCCCGGCCTTTATCGGCGGAGTGATGAGCGATGAAGTCTACAAGCGCTTCTTCGGCATCGAGCACTGGGCACCATCGGGCTTCTTCGGTGCCATTGCCATCGGTTTCCTGATTGGTTACCTGGTCCGCTACCTCAACGATACCATCAAGGTAAAATCCGAACTGACCACCCTGAAAACCATGTTGCTGGTGCCGCTGATCAGTGGTGTCGTCATGGTGCTGACCATGGAATACGTGATCAACCCGTTCTTCGGTGCGGTCAACATGGCCATGGTCAAGCTATTCACCGAAGCAGGTGATGCTGGCCGCGGAATCTACTCGATGGTCATTGCTGCCGGTACCGCGTTTGACCTTGGTGGCCCAATCAACAAAGCGGCAGGCTCGGTCGCGCTCGGCCTCAACGGCATGGGGGAAAACTTCGACCTGGTTGCCCGCGAACTCGGTATCGTTATTCCGCCTATCGGGGTCGGTATCGCCGCCCTGCTAGACGGCAAATTCCGCCCGCGCGTCTTTAGCCGCGAAGAGCAAACTGTCGGAAAAACTTCGTTGATGCTCGGCCTTATCGGTATCTCGGAAGGGGCTATCCCGTTCATCCTGAAAAACCCGAAGATGATCCCGGTTATGATCCTCGGCTCGATTATCGGCACCCAACTGGCCGTCGTGCTCAATGTATGGCAGAGCCTGCCACTGCCAGCGGTATGGGGTTGGTTCCTATCCTCAGATCCGGTGAGCTACACCATCTCTGTCATTGCTGGCTCAAGCTTTATTGCTATCGCCCTGCTGCTGTGTACCAAGCCACAGCCTAAAGGTAGCCACTGA